The sequence below is a genomic window from Bactrocera neohumeralis isolate Rockhampton chromosome 4, APGP_CSIRO_Bneo_wtdbg2-racon-allhic-juicebox.fasta_v2, whole genome shotgun sequence.
ACACGTTCGGTGCATAATCACTGATGTAACTCATCATACCTTTAATTGTGGGCGTACCCGATTGTGGTACGCAGCTTACTGCCAACGCAATACGACAATCTGCGTGACAACGTACTGGACAGTCCCTACAGCGGACACCTACCGTACCAAAGCGAATtctataattgtaaaaaatatatttatttataagtgtTATTGAGTGTTTAAATAAATGCTTACTTTTTTTGACAATGTGTGCAAGTATCCGTTCGTATGAAAGTGCGCGAAGCGAAATTATGTGGTCGCATCAACTGTGTGCGTAGGCTGGACACTTGTGGTGAACATAAATTAATAGCCGGCCCACATTTAATTGCTGTCATCGGTGTAATTGGTGGTGCAGTTGCCTGTTTATAAGGTGAACCGGTAGGTGTGGTGCATGCCGCTTCTTCAGTGCTCGCCTCTTTATCTAAAGCCACGGTAGCAACAATTGGCACAGCAGGCATAGACTCAATGGTAGATTCCGCCCGTATAGCACCATTACCATCTTGTGGAATGGTCACCTTAGTAGTTGCACATATGCGTTCGGCACCAGGTGCTACATCCACCATATGTTGCTGTTGTGTACCAACACCACTACGTCGTGTAGTGGAGCGCCTTGTATTGGCTACTGGTGTTGTTTGCATACCAGCTCCACTAACACGTGAACGTTTTCCGCCGACGCATGGTATTGAATTTTTAGGCAAAGAGGGACGATGCTTTTGCCAGCCGGTAGATGGACGCACATCCAGAAAATCATCTTCCGATTGTGTTATAGATAAATCGGAGAGAAATGAACCTGTCGAATTGATATCATTGCCATATTTTTCCTCCATTACACGGTTCATTGACTTTCGTTTGCGCGGCAAAGTATTTAGAAAGGCTAATTTATCACGTGTCTCATTGTTTAAATTGGCATCCTTCTGTACTAAGTCAGCTACagcaattattttcttttccatttGATCGCGCTCATGTTCAGCTTCACGACGTAACTTACTTTCTACTTCAAGGAGACGACGCGCATGATAAAGCTTCGTTTCCAAATCTGCCATTGATTCTAGTGAAGCATCTAGTTCTTTCTGTATACGCTGTGCTTCTTTTGCGGTATCTAAGCATTCCTGTCGAAATTGTTCTTGTAAACGCAAAACTCGTAGGAATTCTAACGTAGAATAGATaaacaatgtaatttttgtttattctgGTGTCTTAAGCTTGGCTTAAAGATTCTTACCTTCCTCTGCGGTGCCATCAGTCAATACCTGAATACAACGACGAATATCGTCGAATGTTGCCAATGTGGACAACGCGGCAGCCGACATATTTAAGCTCTATTTCTAAAAAACAATACTTTAAGTACACCACTATCACcttcaattttaatataataacacGTTTGcgactttttatatatatttaatattaaaaaaactgaaaacaacgCACCTTCTCCAAATTTTCGAACGATTGTTTGACACAGTTGACCGTTGaattgaaacaacaaaaacgcagcTGCTGTCAAATATAATGGCGTGAGTTACACTTCAGTGGAGATGTTACCAGATGTgtactaaacaaaaatattagctTTACCAAAtagttttgcaatttttttgtttgaaatcacaactaaaaattttgttttctcaaaattctttggcatttagctACTTTAATGCCAaggcaattaaaatttaaagtaaaaaaaaagggCAGATAGAACAGAAAATAtatcgaaaatgaaaaaaattttattaattaaaatgcttATAACTTTTTGAGTCTGTCAACTGTATACACATACAACTCTGCGGAGACAAACAGCTGATACTGTGATAACAAGCTGGAAAAGATAATTTAGGATTATAATCCAAATATTTTGTGATAACTAATCAGCatgttcattaaaaatttaattcaaccgACACGCTACGCGTTTGCAAATTTACCGAAAACTTTCCAATTTACACGTAAAATGAGTGTTCTAGTAAAGTCACTGAAGTATTCCAAACATGGCGAACCGGTTGATGTAATGGAAATTGTAGAAGGCCAACTACAGGACCCAAAAGATAATGAAGTATTGGTTAAAGTACTGGCCGCACCTATTAATCCGGCTGATATAAATACCATACAAGGTAATTGCTG
It includes:
- the LOC126756679 gene encoding rac GTPase-activating protein 1; protein product: MSAAALSTLATFDDIRRCIQVLTDGTAEEEFLRVLRLQEQFRQECLDTAKEAQRIQKELDASLESMADLETKLYHARRLLEVESKLRREAEHERDQMEKKIIAVADLVQKDANLNNETRDKLAFLNTLPRKRKSMNRVMEEKYGNDINSTGSFLSDLSITQSEDDFLDVRPSTGWQKHRPSLPKNSIPCVGGKRSRVSGAGMQTTPVANTRRSTTRRSGVGTQQQHMVDVAPGAERICATTKVTIPQDGNGAIRAESTIESMPAVPIVATVALDKEASTEEAACTTPTGSPYKQATAPPITPMTAIKCGPAINLCSPQVSSLRTQLMRPHNFASRTFIRTDTCTHCQKKIRFGTVGVRCRDCPVRCHADCRIALAVSCVPQSGTPTIKGMMSYISDYAPNVSPMVPALIVHCVNEIESRGLNEVGIYRVSGSEREVKALKERFLRGKNTPHLGNIDVHVLCGCVKDFLRSLREPLIPTNLWKDFCNAVQQPTEVEIQKDLFKAIDALPAANRDTLAFLILHFQRVAECREVLMPIDNIARVFGPTIVGYSSADPDRHAIFTEVYMQFTTMQNLLKIPGDYWSQYVILDIDKENNQTNGSTNTITRTPSHNTKESLYSLYATPLKGTLKKRKFHATPPYPYKK